From the Macrobrachium nipponense isolate FS-2020 chromosome 9, ASM1510439v2, whole genome shotgun sequence genome, the window tagtgtaggtctacttgctggatgagaagcgcctccagcaggcgtaaccgacgggcatcaggggccttcccgatgatcttcgtgttttggatgatcacatcccgggagatggcctcttgatgtttggtgcgtgcgtgatttttgatagccccctcttgggcgtggcacgagagtctcttcgacaggcgcatggtggtcataccaacgtaggcgccgctgcaaccgcggactgggcatgtatactggtacacccacatgcgtctgcttcagggggtctcgtacctgtggagaggggttatttttcataattaggtcgcgcgtcctccgatgctggtagtagataattaggtcgataattatcgacctaattatctactaccagaatcggaggacgcgcgacctaattatgaaaaaataacccctctccacaggtacgagaccccctgaagcagacgcatgtggtgtaccagtatacatgcccgagtccgcggttgcagcggcgcctacgtggTATGAccaccatgcgcctgtcgaagagactctcgtgccacgcccaagatgggggctatcaaaaatcacgcacgcaccaaacatcaagagaccATCTCCcggggatgtgatcatccaaacacgaagatcatcgggaaggcccctgatgcccgtcggttacgcctgctggaggcgcttctcatccagcaagtaagacctacactaaatacgacgcaggaagaatttctcctccctacgagtatgagaagacctgccaccaacaatgacaccaccgagcacgacaactccacggaagacgacgccccccgaacgagatactcccgcagccaatcataatcaagttagccgtgacgtcccgcagcatagcgaaacgcccatcgacgtaaccgcgccgctaaggaggtctaggcggctgcaggacttacagtatcgcaaccatcaacgcatggaaagtggcttgagacccggttcaagccaccaatgaaaacgaagacctaccgccaccagccaatagtagatcagcatggggagGACCCTGCTGTCAActcaaatataaacgaggacggacaccgcttcaagatcagtccaccctcagcttcccagcccgaggatgtctggcagctccagacgaaagcttgcttgcttcaagaaagagagagagagagaggagagcgagagacgagagagacatatatatatatatatatatatatatatatatatatatatatatatcgttaatgactttgataactatggtatcatagtttatctgtaaaattcaaatatatacaccaagtttggctctgtatttgatcaatgacctccataggcgctctactagcctgtctaaagtagcacggaaaaagccgctattcggaaaatagagaagaatctctacaagtgtaatgctgctgaagtagccattactttattattattttattattattattactattatcattattattattattattatttgcatacaAACAACAATCGCATTTTGACAAATGAAGGAGGCAAAAGAACCTTTATTAAACAGCTTTTTTAAGTACTGTGATTTATTATGGAAGCACGAATCGTTTAGCTATCAAAGACTATAAATAGCGTCCCGTTCTTCAGTAGAAGTGTAAGGAAATATTATTGTTCCAAGGGAAAAAAGCTGATAATTATGAAATTACCATATCGGCTTTCCCCAACGTCGGATTAGGTTTAGCAGGCAATGATGCAGTTCAAACAAGCAAACATGTTGTCCTCTTATTACCTTACCCAAAATGTCGATTGCAGCGAGATGTAATCCATATCATCCTGTCTAGGCTACTGTGGGATTGTTTCCAATCACTGTATGCATGAATTTGTCCGTACCGTTTCCTTCCGAAActcatcatttttttctctctatattatgACTTTTTAACATCAGTTTACAATTACTGCATTTCACTTTTACGTTTTTCATCCCCACAATGAGATGTGCAAGCATAATTTCAGTACTAATTCTTGTAGTTCTGCGTTCACAGAAGCTTCTGCCCGGTTACCTTCCTGTCTCTCTCGCATAAGAATGTTCAAATATTTTACAAGCCCCGTTCTTTTATTCGTTTATCTGTCGTCTATTCTGCCATGCCTGACTCTAGATGGCGTTTTTGTTATGGAACGCgaagtaataattattttttttctagcgtCAGTTCGGTGAAAAGACAACGTTATTATGGTTtacttttctgtatttcattcaaTTCTTCGTTTTGTTGAAGAATGTTTTTCTATCTTCGTTTCCCATACCCGTATCTTGTAAAAACACTGCATAATGAGCTGGCTAACTTAAGAAAACAATTACTTACGTAACATCAATAATTCGCTATTATTGcggtttaatattaatatattatcaaaacgtaatatattattatattgcattatttatatataattaaaaatcgtCTATTAATTCGCATTCGTCCCCTCAGGAATAAAGAGTTCAGTCCCAACTTCTTTCTATTGTGAATCTTATGGAAAGTTCAAGGGCACTGAACCACACCAAAAATCTCTATACTAGTCTCGTTCGGAATCATATTCAGTAGGTAAACTTAAAAGGCATCATTCACATGTATATTCCACTTAAGGatcatttgtgttaattttttcaacaaaagtgATCAAAAGCATTGATTAACAATATTCTCATGACATCATCCAAACATACCTCACAGATTCTAGCCAACCCCTTGATTACACTTTCACCActacactaaaacatttaatcaCCCTCACTACATCCTCGTAGCAACTTCCAACTTAAGCATTTCTTACTTAGATAGTCATCATTCAGTTTAACgatatagaaattaggccaaaggcaagcGCTAGaacctatgcggtcattcagctctgaaacgctaattgacagtaaaaaggtttaaaatgtgtaacaggaagaaaacctcgtagttgcacaatgaatcagttgttgagagagtggaaagaaagatgaaagaaagataatataacgaagatacagtaaaagaaatgatagGAGTTGCAGCTAGAGACCGAAGGGACGttccaaagaacattaagtaatacctacagtgcaccgcatgaggtgcactgacggcactaacaccctACAAGGAACAAGATCTTCAAAATGTGTAATTACCCAGGATAAAACCACTTCAGGCTGTATCTCTCCACGATGAGATTGATTTCTTTATCCAGATTATCTCGGCATTTATCCTTGATCACCTGCTCCCACCAGTTTTAATTAATTGACTGCTTTCCCTTCTCAGTTTTTTCTTGATTACCTTTCCCTTCTGTACCTCCTCTAGTGCCAAAACACGCCGTTTTTTAAGTAACTGAACTATCCTCCTGAATTTTCTCCTACACCGCATCCATCGACATTCAAACCACCAAGTGTAGTATACTTATTTTATCTTGACAACACTGGTACATCCTGTAGACAAGAAACTCATCTGCATTTAAGCATCATTTTATTGTGGTTTAACAAGAATTTCTTCTCTGCATCTTACTTTGGATAAATGAATgactaatttttttcattgttgataTGACGAACGCGATTTTATTTAGTACTTTTAAATTCCTGTAATGTTATTGTTGATAAATCGCAATAATTCAGATGAATAAACTATTTGTATCCCTGTAATGAAAGGGTATTATAGTTGAAACAGTTAAACACGCTTAcgttatattttcttgaaaatgcgctcttaaataacttaaataaaatttcataggTTTCATTCAGGGGGACTCGGTGCATTTTCACTTGTTTCATTAACAatcatttctgtaaaagaaaccgaAGAAAGTAGAGCTTTAGATAAATACTTTAATTATCCGGTAGTGAATGAAAACTCATGGGCGTATCTATGTCTAGATACATAACTTGTTTTATTAAGGTTAATTAATTGTAAGTAGAAACAATACTTAAAACACTGAAGTACGTACGCAGTTGGAATATTTTTCTCACTGTGTCCTATTCGCTTGTATAGGTAcccatagaaataaaaaaaaaaaaggaccgacTAAAAATGAATTATACAAGCGAATGGTTGCTCACAAATTTCCCATACTTGGAACGACTTACATAGACATCTGATTCCCTTTGTTCGTGAGAAAGATGAAAAGGATTGGTGCATTTTCATCGATCGGCTGCCATTACGACTATGGATTGAATTTACAAAGTAAACTACTGCAGCTTTCGATAGCCATTCAACTTTCGGGAAAATTACCATTCAAAATTCCAAAAGTTAAACCGCTGGAAAAAGTATGGAATTGAATGACACATTGAAAAGTATAATGTGGAACTGGGTATTACCCAAATGAAAGTGGTCTCTCGAGATTTTTAAAACACTTTATGTACGAAGTATTCATCATCCAAAATTCCTACACAAGTTcttgttagttctctctctctctctctgatcttatataatatatatatatatatatatatatatatatatatatatatatacttatattatatatatatatatataatatatatatatatataatatatgtatatatatatatatatatatatattatatatatatatatatatatatatatatatatatatatatatatatatatatatatatatagaatctactaatcaTTTTTTCCAgatacatattttatttgtgatagccgtaatgccctcttaacgcgaagaattcgagaagttaaacgtatatatatatatatataatatatatatatatatatatatatatatatatatatatatatatatatatatatatatatatatatatatctatatatatatatatatgtgtgtgtgtgtgtgtgtgtgtatatagtatatatatataaatatatatatatatatatatatatatatatatatatatatatatatatatatataaatgtgtgtttttgCAAGATGCAAGTCCTACATGACTACAACGCAAATGCCTCAGAATTCTGTAATACACAAATTAGCAAGGAAAAGGTCTCTCCTGTCTCTAGATAGACATTTAAAACAGCAGCACCTTTACCGCGTCTTCTAGGTGTGGAAATAAGTGAATGTaggaattcttaatttttttttttttttgtgtgtgaaatgaATAGTTGCTGAAATAGAATAAACATCAGATATAAATTTGTTTGTGTAAAAGGGGATTACTATGTTGGCCCATTTTCTGTCTGACGACAAAAGTAGAATACCGTTGAAGGACCACTGAAAACAGAGTATCATTTTGGGAGCCAAGGAAATACCCCTGTttctgtctttaaaaaaaaaaaaatgttcatctctctctctctctctctcttctctctctctctctctctctctctctccttccaaagTCAGAGATATTTTGCATAAAATCCGACATTCGAGTGTCGTTTCGTTTGCCTTAGTAATATTGGCGCCGGTTCCAAGAAGCATGagaacaaaacattgatatgtttgCGCCACTTTCTGTTTAATATTCGAGGGTAACTGAGCGAAAGTCCGCATAAGCCAGGTCCCAACGACTTCAACATCTCAGTGAAGAGACGCTTTCGTAACGTCGAGATTCTgttagaaataaaggaaaaatataattttttctgttttgttaccTCTGTATCTCCAAAACTTTGtaagatatttttgaaaaatgttacGTTCAAACAATTCTTTAGgctatgaaaaagaaatattttcctttttttttcctaccaCAGTGGGTAAATAAACAAAGCTTTTCCCCTTGACTTATTTTGCGATTTTTATTGATCTTGCTATCAATACAAActttaattttcagtttatttatctaAGGCATAAGCATAATTCGCATATTCATCAAATGCTATTTTTTCACTTTACCCTCTCAACAAACATAAAACGAGAAATGAGCAAAACTTCAAGGAAATCATCCCATCCTCGTGATGCTGTACTGAATCCCTATCCAAATACCTTACGTCTACCAATCGCCTCCGCGTTTATCGGCCGACCATTCTGCGCGCTCTACCATTCATCCAATTTCAATTCAACCTTTGGTCTTTCTAGACATCCATTGTCAGCGGATATTGCCTCTCTCGGCCGCTGTTGTCGACCTTACTGCCCACTTGTAGGAATCATTGTCTATCGCCGTTGGGAAATGTTCTCGTCGTCACTCACGGTGCTGGTTTTTCCTTTCAGCTGTAACGGTGTTTTGAGGACGTCTCTCTCCGTCGCTTTCGATTCACGGGAATCGGGAATGATTTTGCTGTgagtaggggggaggggagagggggacaTCATGGCCACTAGAAATGCTAAGATAAGGTTCTTTTCTTATGTTGATATAgacttttttctgtgcatttcaaGCTAAATGACAGctctctatttatttgttatagttCTTTATGTTTAACATCGATGTGTCTTTTTTTGTTGTGAGAGAAGATCATGAATTAACTTATCGTAAACTATTGTGATGGAACATTTACTGTTTTCCTGACTGTGCACGTGATATTTCTCTCAGTAAACTGAAACAGTCCTCATTTCAATTCTTTTGCGTGTATCTtccttagaaataaataaaacaaataaataaaattaaaatttaaacaatgttAACAACTCGAAAACTGTGAATAAAACACTAATAAATGtcaattttcagttttctttaaagGTCATCCCCGCCCCACCCCACCTTCTTACCTGTCCCCCAACCCACCATGCCCCCACATACCTACCGGGGCTACATGAGGAATTAAAAggtgtcactgttcatcttagcggcctcaaaaactatggatttgacacAAATAtgtatctgtcgttttcagatatttttgCTTTTGTGGCCCCGTTTCCCGccccctttcccaccccctccccacccacccacccccatcccccacccacccaaaccTCCTTCCCCCACACCGCACACCTACCCCCCAAAACCCTCCccacccatccccctccccaccccccccctccccaacacccTACAACCTACCCCCATCCCCTCCACACCCGACCCCCTCCCCACAAACCCACACCTCCCCACATCCCACACCTCCCCATATACGCCCTCCCCACAaaccaccccctccccacacccacccccaccccctccccgcaCCCACAcctccccacaccccaccccccctcccgcccacccacccacctcctaccccacccacccccaacctcCCCACACCCCGCCTCCCCTCCCCAACCCAGCGCCTTCCCcacaacccccccacccctcccccacccacaacCGTCCCCACACCCACACCTCCCcacacccaaccccctcccctcccccacacacCACACCTCCCCACGCCCACGCCCCCGCCTCCCCACAACCCacgccctccccccacccaccccctccccctcccacccaccccacctccccACACCCACCCACCTAACACCTCCCCACACCCACTaccttccccacccccaccccaccccctccccgtagcaacccacaccccctccccacccccaccccctcccaaaaCCCCACCCTACCCCTCACCACCCAGCCCCCTCCCCACAACCACCCCACCCCCTGCCCCTCCCACACCCActaccctccccaccccacccccaccccctccccacacccACAGCCCATCCCCACAacccaccccccatccccaaacccccacctcctccccacaacccacccccctccccaaagaaacccacccccccacctcccctacccctccccctccccacaacccacccctcccctccccacacccACACCTCCCACAAAGGTCGCCCCCCTCCCCAGAACCCGCCCTCcctccccacaccccaccccctccccctccccaacccacccccctccccaaacccacacccaccccctccccacaaccCACCCACCACCTCCCCACACCCCCCCTCGCCTCCCCTACCAAAaaaccccccctcccacccaccccacctccccacatcccaccgccccccctccccaaaccaactcccctcccccacccaaccccctccccaccaccgcCACACCATCCCccgccacccacccccaccctgcCCCCCACCCACCCGACCCTCCCCACACCCACCCCCTTCCCCGCCAAACCCAAACCCACCACCTCCCCACAACCCACCCCACCTCCCCGCCCACCCACCCCTACCTccccaacccacccccaccccctcccccacacccacaccccctccccacccaccccccccctccccaaacccaCACCATTCCCccgccacccacccacccctccccacacccaccccctccctccccacacCCACACCTCCCCACCCCGCCCggccccctccccaccaccccaCCACCTCCCATCAGcccaccccctccccgccccaAACCCACACCTTCCCCACACCCGCACCCCCTCCCCAAACCCACACCtatccccaaccccaccccctcccccatccccacaCCCACCCCTCCCCACACCCCACACCTCCCCACCaaaaaccccccccacccccggcccctcccccacacccaccccactccccacacccaccccctccccaaaccCCCTCCCAAACCCACCACCTCCCCACAACCCACACCTCCCcaacccaccccctaccccctccccacccaaccCAACCTCCCCacaccccgccccctccccaaacccacaccacctccccaccccctccctacccccacccaccctcaccctccccacccaccctcaCCTCCCCAACAATGCCCACACCTCCCCAcaacccacccccatccccacaccgcccccccaccccctcccccacgtACCCCCAACCTCCCCcgcacccaccccctccccacacccacacccccctccccccacccaccccctccccacaccccccGCACCTCCCCACGAACCCATCCCCTTTTGGTTTGGGGTCAAGGTATGGGTCCTTACCCCACAGGTAAATTTTGCCCCCCTTTTGTTTTTTGCCAGATGGTCCAGGGTTCTATATGGATACAAACGTGGTTTTGTTGAAATTGCTTCCGTGTCGGTGTCACAGTTTAgttggcacatacacacacatacattccatatatatatacgtatatattatatattatctatatatataattattatatatatattgtattatatatatatatatatataatatatatatatataatgtataatatagatagattatatatacaagatagatacgataagatagatagatagataagatatattgatatggtttgtgtgtgtcttttttgtttttattcaataacCTGCACATACATATGTTTACAAATGGACCAGGTTAATATGCCATTATCGTTTTATATCCAGAGGATATCGCTATTGCACCCGTATCAGAATtaatctctttacttaatatggTCTGTATTATTACCTACCATCCACCCATTGAACATCTCTTTTAAGCTTGTGGATTCTTATAAACTTACAGTAATGGATTATCCCAACTTAAAAATTAAACTCAATTATTCCTCCTGTCATGACAAAGCGGGTCAGGCGTTTTAAGACTAAGATTATGACATAATTTTTCAGTCATCATCCCACCACCACACGCAACTgcgcataaatataattatcacacacacaccacacataccacatactcacacacacacacacacacccacacacatatatatatatatatatatatatatatattattatatataattatatatatatatatatatattgatatatcgatatatggtataatatatatatatataacattatatatatatgttatataatcttatctatatatattttatatatctatatgtatatatcaatataaatatataatatatatatatatataatctaattatatatatatatatatataatattgagatatataatatatatattatatctatatatgatatatatatacatcttatatatattatctattaacaCAAGCAACAAGGACAAAGAAAACATCTGGTGTAATAAGGTTTAACATCGAACCCAAAAAgcctttttcatataaaaaaaggatACTATAAACACCTCTCATTTGGTTCGTCTGGCTCAATCCAGTTTAAAATGGAACTTGGGCCTCGATTTTGGTATAccctaaaaaaaaaccttaaaattttTAAATCCGAAACCAAGTTTCTTCTGTATGTttcctttaaaataataaaatcgatCACCATTGTAATTGCAAGTTGCATATGAAACCCATTAAGGTCAATTACTTCTCATTTTCGTTAGTATGCaatcatattttattcataaacgattcatttttatttcccttttgttCGTTTTAGAATACTCCCGCCACTTTCCCCTATTAAAACTAACCCATGTCAAACTTCAACTGTTGAATTGAAATGGATACCCTCTGTGCTGCAACAATTGCAAATTCACCAATTGGAtgaaatacttttatatttatattttcatgtatatattatatatgatatatatatattatatatttatataatatatatatatataattataatattatctataatattataaatcaactatatattatattctatatatatatatcataatattatatatatatatatattcttatattagatattctttatattatatattcgtatctatatatatatctaatctatagtatatatatataattatatatctatactattatatatatgtattcatattaataatatatatctatatatataatatactaatattatatattagttatatctatatatatatctatttctaatatacatatatatatatgtattatatataatatctatataatatatctattctctgtatatgtatatataatatatatatatattataatatatatatatatatatatctatattgctaATATTATTATCTCTACTATtaatttactatatatctatcggttatattcatctctctttctatcttctatatatctatctatctataatatattctatcaatatctatatgtacctctctacatatatatatattctctatatctatctatcgatatatctaATATTCTATGTTCTAATGTCTAATCTACATATAAtctctttataaaaaatatttaatagtcTATCATCTATTAtgcctctatctatatatctaatctatctatctatatctctgaTTACagtatctatatctctatctataataataatctctaatttatataatagatctctctctatctatatctatatatctatatactaatcaGCTCTcttatctaatactatatatataatatttgttggtGGCATGGTGTATAATAATGGTGATCTTCGTTAAGACAACGAAgacatattattcatttttattccatattaaaaggaaaatgaaaagtgttttttttttttgtcaggtagGCCCCTTCCACCAACGGGCGAGCTGTGCTCGAACGAACTTTTTGCTTCAATGTGACGTCAGAAAATCCGCAAATACAGAAGATAAAATTTCGGaacttcccccgccccccccgcttCTGGACGTCACATCGCAACCCAGTTCGTCGGGGCAAAGCTCGGCCATGTGGATGGGGCTTTAGAGGAGTGGTGTCCCAACAGTTTTTCATCCTTGTCCAATGGACATCTTGGAGTGTTTACTAAGGAGTGCAAAAGAAGTCTATTCGGGAGGAACGGGAAACTATTGGACCACAATTCCTCAACAGAAacacacttttcattttttccatatgTGGAGaccaattgaatatatatatatctttatatatagatatatatatataatctattatatctattatactattatatatatactagattatagtatatatatatataatatatatattagatatacacagATGATATATCTTCAATTCATTATACGTTTTGAGTTCTTAGCTAAAAAACGGAAACAGCCAGCCATCTAACTCCTAACTAAAAATCAGCCTAACTTTAGGAGGGAAATTCATCATAGGTGCCCAGCCAGAGAAGCGAGCAAATACAACTTTGTTTTCAAGGCATTAGGGACATATCACAACGGGAGTCTGTAGCTAGTTAGGTGCTTCCTTAGGACTCTTCATAAGATCCCTTATTGCTGTGACTCTTTCTCACTggccgtatgtctgtttccagaatgacctgccaacCGGGTTGTATAAACAGCTACCCCCAACCCCAAGCAGTTGCACCTGACCTCGTTTCCTCAGTCTTGCTCAGTCTCTCATAAAGGACAGATTTGTCCGACCCCTACCTGCCCATAAGGCCTTAAACAAAGGCGCTGACCTACCACGCCGCCAAACTCGGACCAATCCGATGCAAATCTAGTCAAATTACTCTCCATCGGCATCCAGGTATGTcctggaaggggaaggggggttgtgttttttttttacattcataacGCCAGTTCTTTTTCCCTCCGTGTCAAATAAACTCACATCTTTTTTCTAAGCTTCAATTCCATACTGGCTTCCAAATGAACCTCCCTTTGGTTCCATCCTACCTAGGGATCCACATGTTACCCTCGGGTGGACTCatcccaataaataaaaaatcttcattgAGCCATTCTATTCAGGCACTAAGAGATCCTCCCATTGTGTGTGATTAAGGGTAAATTCCCTCCATAGGATTGCGTTGGACATGAAATATTGTGTGAgaagttcttttgttttatttgtcgTGTGTAACTTTTGGAATTCGTTTTCCTCCAGTTTGCCAAACTTGCCAGCTCCATGCCCCTGTCTCCTTGCAAGCGGCTTTTATTAACCGTCATCATCAATTTGGATGCCATCTTTGCATTAAATGTTGAATTCGGCCATTTTAATCAAATTGTGGAATGTTAAAGAGTAAATGGCCAGGACAGCATCCGGCTGCTCTTCCCACGTGGCCCCACATGACCTTTCAGTTAACTTTCAGGCCATTCAATTGTtttgttctttgtaaataaactaaattttaagATTATCAGCTGAGTTTCCATTAGCAACCTTCCAATCTAAAACCAATCTCATTAACTCCAGGTAAAAGACATAAGCgcaccattttttcttcttttttttttttttcgccctccattttttcctctttctccttaCGTTTTGACTGGTTGTTGCCATTAAAaacatgttatatttatatataattatatatatatatatatattatatatatataattatatatatatattatgttattatatatatatcattaatataaatatcatatcaataaattattataaataaataatataatataaaatataatatatatatataataatatatttcttatataatatattatatatctatataaatatatatatatcaatatattataattatataaatatatatatatatatcttatatatatctaatacatatctataatctatatatatatatatatatatatattatatattatttatgtctaatattatttatgtaataatctctattattatatatatcatatagatat encodes:
- the LOC135218045 gene encoding basic proline-rich protein-like gives rise to the protein MRLSKRLSCHAQDGGYQKSRTHQTSRDHLPGIYFCFCGPVSRPLSHPLPTHPPPSPTHPNLLPPHRTPTPQNPPHPSPSPPPPSPTPYNLPPSPPHPTPSPQTHTSPHPTPPHIRPPHKPPPPHTHPHPLPAPTPPHTPPPLPPTHPPPTPPTPNLPTPRLPSPTQRLPHNPPTPPPPTTVPTPTPPHTQPPPLPHTPHLPTPTPPPPHNPRPPPTHPLPLPPTPPPHTHPPNTSPHPLPSPPPPHPLPVATHTPSPPPPPPKTPPYPSPPSPLPTTTPPPAPPTPTTLPTPPPPPPHTHSPSPQPTPHPQTPTSSPQPTPLPKETHPPTSPTPPPPHNPPLPSPHPHLPQRSPPSPEPALPPHTPPPPPPQPTPLPKPTPTPSPQPTHHLPTPPLASPTKKPPLPPTPPPHIPPPPLPKPTPLPHPTPSPPPPHHPPPPTPTLPPTHPTLPTPTPFPAKPKPTTSPQPTPPPRPPTPTSPTHPHPLPHTHTPSPPTPPLPKPTPFPRHPPTPPHTHPLPPHTHTSPPRPAPSPPPHHLPSAHPLPAPNPHLPHTRTPSPNPHLSPTPPPPPSPHPPLPTPHTSPPKTPPTPGPSPTPTPLPTPTPSPNPLPNPPPPHNPHLPNPPPTPSPPNPTSPHPAPSPNPHHLPTPSLPPPTLTLPTHPHLPNNAHTSPQPTPIPTPPPHPLPHVPPTSPAPTPSPHPHPPPPTHPLPTPPAPPHEPIPFWFGVKGYHLFMDNYYNSVALAQEMYEAGGHVSGTLRLVRGAPNVLKRFASHRNTWQEERQSGGGRVLSSSSVGRVSDSLHNYDES